From one Mya arenaria isolate MELC-2E11 chromosome 4, ASM2691426v1 genomic stretch:
- the LOC128230664 gene encoding G-protein coupled receptor 161-like, whose translation MQLNESTRNLSSSVIENEDSFIERQLDMFNLVIMAIGLFVIFIVSFAGNISVFVIFYRRPVLLTISNRFIINLTFCNILQTVVVIPFVFASLISQKWWFGSFWCQASGFGMNLIFTASTFTLVLIAIDRYMAVAKPLHYSMTMTSRRASFMIASVWISAILCSLPPLFGWNCYEFQLDKISCMTVSFSKHHKDRSYSIIIVTLSFILPSCIIMWAYCAIFKAAKLNIEKVRRNSTIASGLNDYPELSLRGGRRNSSAQILIHKLSCSSKTGSGLWKRDERKAAVTSFMVLFTFVLCWLLYFIIIILECILNDPDHIEPVVKTLSVLLALSSCAINPLVYVFRCKLQRVEFKSIFGIKQNSFNTEMGNGNQNGYRRPSFNPNYIRKTPCISREGSQESEVIEILHLS comes from the coding sequence ATGCAACTGAATGAAAGTACGAGGAACTTGTCCAGTTCAGTAATTGAAAATGAGGATAGTTTCATTGAAAGACAGCTTGATATGTTTAACCTGGTTATAATGGCAATCGgtttgtttgtcattttcatcGTGAGTTTTGCCGGAAATATTTCtgtgtttgtgatattttacaGGCGGCCCGTGCTTTTGACGATTTCTAATAGGTTTATAATAAACCTAACGTTTTGCAACATCCTGCAGACAGTTGTCGTAATACCTTTCGTTTTTGCCTCGCTTATTTCGCAAAAGTGGTGGTTCGGGTCATTTTGGTGCCAAGCTTCCGGATTTGGAATGAACCTGATATTTACTGCAAGTACATTTACATTGGTGCTCATTGCCATAGATCGCTATATGGCAGTTGCAAAACCATTACATTACTCAATGACAATGACAAGCAGACGGGCGTCCTTCATGATAGCTTCTGTTTGGATCTCGGCCATTTTGTGTTCACTACCACCACTTTTCGGATGGAACTGCTATGAATTCCAGCTAGACAAAATTTCATGTATGACAGTTTCATTCAGTAAACATCATAAAGATAGATCTTACAGCATTATAATTGTAACATTGAGTTTTATCCTACCTTCATGCATAATCATGTGGGCATATTGTGCCATTTTTAAAGCGGCGAAACTAAACATCGAAAAGGTGAGGCGGAACAGTACAATAGCGTCTGGACTGAATGATTACCCCGAGTTATCACTAAGAGGGGGTCGTCGCAACAGCTCAGCGCAGATTTTGATTCACAAATTAAGTTGCAGCAGCAAAACCGGATCAGGTCTTTGGAAACGCGATGAGAGAAAAGCCGCTGTAACTAGTTTTATGGTTTTATTCACGTTTGTTTTATGTTGGTTGTTGTACTTTATCATCATTATTCTTGAATGCATCCTAAACGACCCAGATCATATTGAACCAGTCGTGAAGACTCTCTCAGTGCTACTTGCCTTGTCAAGTTGCGCAATAAATCCACTAGTGTATGTGTTCCGCTGTAAACTTCAGAGAGTTGAATTTAAAAGCATATTTGGCATTAAGCAGAACAGTTTTAATACGGAAATGGGCAATGGAAATCAAAATGGGTATAGGAGACCAAGTTTTAACCCAAACTACATTCGAAAGACTCCGTGCATATCACGAGAAGGGAGTCAAGAATCAGAAGTGATTGAAATTCTTCACCTAAGTTGA